A segment of the Anopheles cruzii chromosome 2, idAnoCruzAS_RS32_06, whole genome shotgun sequence genome:
TGAATGGTTAATAGGTTGCATAAAACATCCGCTACCTGAACTCGGATGTTTGCAGGGCCAGTGGCGGCCCTGGGCCATCACTGGCCACTCTCTCGAACACTCTCTCCAACGGACGGGTGAAGCCACCGcagcaaaaggaaaacccgACGCCCCGCGGCCGCGATCACGATGGTACCGCGATTTTCTTTCGGCACGCGCACGTAATCGCCAACGAACGGGGTGGCACGGACCGAACCTGAGCGGGGGGattcaataaaaaacaaatgggTGGCGCAATTATTCAACGCGCAACAATAAGAAACCTCCGTGTaggccacacggcggcggggcATAGTTACGTTACAGTTACACACAAAGCGCTTCAATGCCACAGCACACCGCTGGCTCAAGACGCGGGCCTTGATCGGACACCGCTCTAAAATGATCCTTTTGGAGCCGATTCTCTCGGCGGATTTTTGCGAAAGTTAAGCAAAACAAGGCCGGACGCTATGGAGTGTCCGCGAACTCGAGAATATTTTCGTAATTATTGCATCATCTTCGTGTGCTGCACTTGGGTACGTAATTGGATGCTAGATTCCTCGGGTCCATTTGGATGGTGGACTGTTCTTAGGTTAaagacgaggacgacgacgcattCGTAGCCTGCTGTGTATTTGCTTGAAATCATCAGGAGGAAACGCTAGTCAACTTTGACAGGCATCAGgagagcgaaacgaaaaagaaaccaaagcACCCATTGGCGAGAAGAGCTCAAGGAGCGCTCGTAAAATGTAGTCACAGAGTGACGGCCGTGTTTTCATATTTAAGTTTCGTGTCCTTGCTCTGAGTGAATTTGTGTCCCCGGCGCACCACCATCTTCACCTGGACATCCGGTCGTGTTCCGCCGTGAAGCAGTCGCGTTCCGCATTTAGGGAAACATTACACGAAGCTCTTCTGGCGGGTCGGCCCATAAAAAGGCGCCCAAGCGCGTGTAGAGAGAGCTTTTGATGGTAATGGAAAAGGATTACACCGTGCCACCGAGGACCAGTGTGAAAGCACCACTCACCCTCGAGGCTCTCGTTAGCGCTCGAGTAATCTTCCCGGATGCAAAATTCAGTCGAAAAACCCCTGGCCCATTCTCCACCATGACGCGCGGACCATAATTTGATGACGGTGTGCCGCCGTCGTTAATGGTTGCCATTGTCGGTTaccagtagcaacagcagcagcagcaggctgaTAGTCGGATGTCGTGTCCTCCATGTGAGGCATCTACTACtgataacacacacacattacgGACATACGGACTTTTGGGACAGCAAAAAACCTCCTCTCGTCGCTAATGACCGCACGGTTTAATTATGAttcatttcgttttttgcTCTCGTCTTTGTTCCAGAAAACCGCCCAAAAACTTCGCCTTCGACCACTGCTTCTACTCGACAGATGGCGACGCGCCGCACTTTGCCTCACAGGAGCTGGTCTTCGACAATGTGGGCCGCGACATACTGGAGAACGCGTTCCAGGGCTACAACGCGTGCATCTTCGCGTACGGCCAGACCGGCTCCGGCAAGTCGTACACGATGATGGGCAACCAGGACAACAAGGGCATCATCCCGCGGCTGTGCGACGAGCTGTTCGCGTCGATCGCGGCCAAGCAGACGGACGAGCTGACGTACAAGGTGGAAGTGTCCTACATGGAGATCTACAACGAGAAGGTGCACGATCTGCTCGATCCGACCACCAGCAAGCAGTCGCTGAAAGTGCGCGAACACAACGTACTCGGCCCGTACGTGGACGGGCTGTCCCAGCTGGCCGTTACATCGTTCATGGTACGCATCAGAGTCGATACTGTTGACAACACCCGTATCGTTTCGAAGAAGCGCCCgcatgacggcgacgacgacgggtgacACATAATTCGGAATCCGGTTCCGGCCTTTGTCCAGAGACACTGGAGCGGCGATAGTGCTGCACCACCGTGGTGCGCTGATGCACCATTTTTGGCACCGGAAACACCATGTGCGACCCATGCCTTCCTAGTTTGGTTATAAATAGTAGCTTTCGTCGCGTCCGTGGCACACGTACGGATTGGAAGTGATTGTTTGGACGATTTATTGGCTTCGGCGGCGCTGAAAAGGATTAGGTTAGGTTAGGACAAAAAGACGACCAGAAAGGAAAACAGCTGTTTTATCGAACACGGCCAGCGGAACGGTCGCAGCGACGACGATACTCATGATATCGGCATAGATAGGGGCGCCGCGTTCGATAAGACGCACACACGATACGCCTTGAACTGGCTTCGAGCAAGGATTAATGGCCTGGCAGCGCACCACTTTTTTGGCACCGCTTTATCTCCGAACGGTGATCCTTTCGGAGCAGCGTGTGCCTGGCCCTTCACGAGGCCCATCCATCTGGGAATACGAAGGGCGCAACCCGTCGCCGAGGGCATAAATATTTAACGTGCGAACGTGTTCGTGTTCCGCACGCGATCCGAAACCAGGAATTTGATTTACACCTCCcccttcttctttctctcacaaacacacaggacATTGACAACCTGATGGCCGAGGGCAACAAATCAcgcacggtggcggccacgaACATGAACTCGGAGTCTTCCCGCTCGCACGCGGTCTTCACGGTGGTGCTAACGCAAACCCTGATCGATACGCTGTCCGGGGTGACGGGCGAGAAGGTGTCACGCGTGTCGCTGGTCGATCTGGCCGGCAGCGAGCGCGCGGTCAAGACGGGCGCCGTAGGTGATCGGCTGAAGGAGGGCTCGAACATTAACAAAAGTCTCACGACGCTCGGGCTGGTGATATCGAAGCTGGCCGACCAGACggggggtggcggcggcggtggcaagaACAAGGACAAGTTCGTGCCGTACCGCGATTCGGTGCTGACGTGGCTGCTGAAGGACAATCTCGGCGGAAACTCGCGCACGGTGATGCTGGCCACGCtgtcaccggcggccgacaACTACGAGGAAACGCTGTCGACGTTGCGGTACGCGGACCGGGCGAAGCGCATCGTTAACCACGCCGTGGTGAACGAGGACCCGAACGCGCGCATCATCCGCGAGCTGCGCAAGGAGGTGGAAACGTTGCGCGAGATGCTGAAGCACGCGACGGGCAGCAATCCGCTCGGCGACATGAAGCGGGTCGATATCCACGACAAGATCGCGGAGAGCGAGAATCTGATGAAGCAGATCTCGCAGACCTGGGAGGAGAAGCTGGAGAAGACGGAACAGATCCAGAGCGAGCGGCAGCAGGCGCTGGAGAAGATGGGCATCAGCGTGCAGGACAGTGGCATCAAGGTGGAGAAGAACAAGTACTATCTGGTCAACCTGAACGCCGACCCGTCGCTGAACGAGCTGCTGGTGTACTATCTGAAGGAGCAGACGCTGATCGGGGGCCGCGGTGCCAACGGGAGCCAGCAGCCGGACATTCAGCTGCTCGGGCTCGGCATCCAGCCCGAGCACTGTCTGATCACGATCGAGGGCGGCGAACTGTACATGGCGCCGATCGCCGAGAGTGCGCGCTGCTTCGTGAACGGGTCGATTGTGTCGGACAAAACGGCGCTCCACCATGGCGATCGCATCCTGTGGGGTAACCATCACTTCTTCCGCGTCAACTGTCCCAAGTCGGCCGCGAATAGTGCGGCCGGGATCGGGGCCTCGGAACCGCAGACGCCGGCCCAGCATCTCGATTACTACTACGCCCAGGAGGAGCTGATGCAGAACGAATTCAGCAACAATCCGATCCAGGCGGCCATCGAGCGGCTCGAGAAGCAGCACGAGGAGGACAAGCAGGTGGCACTGGAGAAGCAGCGGCAGGAGTACGAGAAACAGTTCCAGCAGCTGCGCAACATCCTATCGCCGACGACCCCGTACGCGCCGTACGCGCCGTACGATCCGTTCCGGCTCGGGAAGCTACCGCCGAACACGCCGAACGCACAGCTGCGGGTGGAAAAGTGGGCCCAGGAGCGGGACGAGATGTTCAAGCGTTCGCTCGGCCAGCTCAAGACGGACATCGTGCGGGCCAATGCGCTGGTGCAGGAAGCGAACGTGCTGGCGGAGGAGATGGACAAGCAGACAAAGTTCAGCGTGACGCTCCAGATTCCGCCCGCCAACCTGagcccgaaccggaagcgcgGTGCGTTCGTCAGCGAACCGGCCATCCTGGTGCGCCGGCTGAACTCGGGCAGCCAGATCTGGAGCATGGAGAAGCTGGAGAACAAGCTGATCGATATGCGCGACATGTACCAGGAGTACAAGGAGCGCAACTGCGCCGCGAtgacggcggctgcggcggcggcggcagcggaggaggaggaggcggcgaacaaaatggcggccaagTCCGATCCGTTCTACGAGTCGCAGGAGAACCACAATCTGATCGGGGTGGCCAACGTGTTCCTGGAGGTGTTGCTACACGACGTGAAACTGGACTACCACACGCCCATCATCAGCCAGCAGGGCgaggtggccggccggctgcagGTGGAGATCAGCCGGGTGGCGGGTCAGTTCCCGCAGGACCGCATGTGCGAGTCGTCGGCCTCCTCCGAGAGCTCGGCCTCGGACAGTCACGAGGAGGAGGACGCGGGCGAGACGCCGCCGGGCGGTGGCAGCAATCAGATCACGTGCCGGATCAGCGTGAAGCAAGCGTCCGGGTTGCCGCTGTACCTGTCGAACTTTGTGTTCTGCCAGTACTCGTTCTGGAACCACGACGTGTCGGTTGTGCCGGCCACGAACCAGGAGGTGGCGGGCCACAACCAGAACATCACGTTCAAGTTTGACCACGACGCCGACTACGTGGTCACGATGAACGAAGAGTTCCTGGAGCACTGCACCGATGGGGCGCTCTCGATCGAGGTGtggggccaccggtcggtcgggttctCGCGCATGAAGGACTGGGaagtggagcagcagcaggcgaagGCGCGCTcgctggccgaccggtgggCGGAGCTGTCGCGCAAGATCGAGCTGTGGGTCGAGATCCACGAGCTGAACGACAACGGTGACTGGGCGCCGGTCGAGGTGCAGTGCGCCCGGGACATGCTGACCGGCGGGGTGTACCAGCTGCGGCAGGGCTTCCAGCGGCGGGTGATGGTGCGCGTGAAGCCGGTCCAGAACTCGGGCACCCTACCGATCATCTGCCAGTCGATCATCAACGTGTCGATCGGCTGCGTGACGATGCGCTCGAAGCTCCAGAAACCGATGGACTCGTACCAGGAGGAGGACCTCACGGTGCTGCGGGACAAGTGGAGCGAAGCGTTGGGCCGCCGGCGCCAGTACCTGGACGCGCAGATCCAGCGGCTGATCAACAAGGACGACAAGACGGAGCAAGAGAAGGAACGCGAACAGAGCCTCGTCAACCAGTGGGTGTCGCTGACCGAGGAGCGGAACGCGGTCCTAGTGCCGGCACCCGGTTCCGGCATCCCGGGGGCACCAGCTTCGTGGGACCCGCCGGTCGGCATGGAACCGCACGTGCCGGTCCTGTTTCTCGATCTCAACGCCGACGACCTGTCGACGCAGGCCTCGAACGACGAGGTGCCGCTGGCCGGGCTGAATTCCATCTTGCCAAAGGAGCACGGTAACAAGTTCTACACCCTGCAGCTGATCCAGCACCAGGACAAGGACATTTGCGCCATCTGCAGCTGGGACTCGTCGATACACGACTGTGCGGCGCTGAACCGCACGACCGAGGCGAACGAGCGCGTCTATCTGATCCTCAAGACCACGGTCCGGCTCTCGCATCCCGCCCCGATGGACCTGGTGCTCCGGAAGCGGCTCGCGCTCAACATCTACAAGCGGCAGAGCTTCACCGATAGGCTGAAAAAGTTGCGCATTGGCCGACCCGAAGCCCTGTCGCTGCAGTCCGGCGTCACGTACGAGGTGGTGTCGAACATTCCCAAAGCCTCCGAGGAGCTGGAAGACCGCGAATCGCTCGCCCAGattgcggccaccggcgaggaCTGTTCGGCCAGCGATGGCGAAACGTACATCGGTAAGCGATCACGAACTAAGCGTTACttagttccgttccgtctaATGATTTAGTGTTTCATTGTAGAAAAATACACCAAAGGAGTGTCGGCGGTGGAAAGCATCCTAACGCTGGATCGCCTGCGCCAGAGCGTGGCCGTGAAGGAACTCGAGCAGGTGCGGGGACCGCAAGCGCTGTCGATGCGCAAGACAGCCAGCGTTCCAAACTTCTCACAGGTACGCTTAGGCAAGAGCGAACCCCCGTTCTTTGACACAGACGCGAGTGCCCCAatccgtcagccagccagcgtgcTGCTTTTCTCCGATCCCCTCGTTTTGTACAGCACAACCCTCGGGTCTCGGGGCCCTGGGAGCttggtttttattgttgtggtatgtgtgctgtggccgccgctgcATAAAGTTTGTTAACGCGCtgtgctgcgctgctgctatgtgttttgcttttccgcCCGCGACAACGGCGAAGGATTCAGGATTCGGGCGATGGAACCGTTGTTCCGGTGGCACCGTCGACATATGTTTGCGCAATCTTTCTTTCACCTCCAGTACATCATCGCTCAACTACCATCGCTCGCCTCtgtgctctgctgctgctgatgctgctgcactTGCCATGCCGCTATTTGATCCCTGGTTTATTTACTACGCTATTCGAAGATgccgattttctt
Coding sequences within it:
- the LOC128279188 gene encoding kinesin-like protein KIF13A, giving the protein MNGTQTILKYPATVDKMERKPPKNFAFDHCFYSTDGDAPHFASQELVFDNVGRDILENAFQGYNACIFAYGQTGSGKSYTMMGNQDNKGIIPRLCDELFASIAAKQTDELTYKVEVSYMEIYNEKVHDLLDPTTSKQSLKVREHNVLGPYVDGLSQLAVTSFMDIDNLMAEGNKSRTVAATNMNSESSRSHAVFTVVLTQTLIDTLSGVTGEKVSRVSLVDLAGSERAVKTGAVGDRLKEGSNINKSLTTLGLVISKLADQTGGGGGGGKNKDKFVPYRDSVLTWLLKDNLGGNSRTVMLATLSPAADNYEETLSTLRYADRAKRIVNHAVVNEDPNARIIRELRKEVETLREMLKHATGSNPLGDMKRVDIHDKIAESENLMKQISQTWEEKLEKTEQIQSERQQALEKMGISVQDSGIKVEKNKYYLVNLNADPSLNELLVYYLKEQTLIGGRGANGSQQPDIQLLGLGIQPEHCLITIEGGELYMAPIAESARCFVNGSIVSDKTALHHGDRILWGNHHFFRVNCPKSAANSAAGIGASEPQTPAQHLDYYYAQEELMQNEFSNNPIQAAIERLEKQHEEDKQVALEKQRQEYEKQFQQLRNILSPTTPYAPYAPYDPFRLGKLPPNTPNAQLRVEKWAQERDEMFKRSLGQLKTDIVRANALVQEANVLAEEMDKQTKFSVTLQIPPANLSPNRKRGAFVSEPAILVRRLNSGSQIWSMEKLENKLIDMRDMYQEYKERNCAAMTAAAAAAAAEEEEAANKMAAKSDPFYESQENHNLIGVANVFLEVLLHDVKLDYHTPIISQQGEVAGRLQVEISRVAGQFPQDRMCESSASSESSASDSHEEEDAGETPPGGGSNQITCRISVKQASGLPLYLSNFVFCQYSFWNHDVSVVPATNQEVAGHNQNITFKFDHDADYVVTMNEEFLEHCTDGALSIEVWGHRSVGFSRMKDWEVEQQQAKARSLADRWAELSRKIELWVEIHELNDNGDWAPVEVQCARDMLTGGVYQLRQGFQRRVMVRVKPVQNSGTLPIICQSIINVSIGCVTMRSKLQKPMDSYQEEDLTVLRDKWSEALGRRRQYLDAQIQRLINKDDKTEQEKEREQSLVNQWVSLTEERNAVLVPAPGSGIPGAPASWDPPVGMEPHVPVLFLDLNADDLSTQASNDEVPLAGLNSILPKEHGNKFYTLQLIQHQDKDICAICSWDSSIHDCAALNRTTEANERVYLILKTTVRLSHPAPMDLVLRKRLALNIYKRQSFTDRLKKLRIGRPEALSLQSGVTYEVVSNIPKASEELEDRESLAQIAATGEDCSASDGETYIEKYTKGVSAVESILTLDRLRQSVAVKELEQVRGPQALSMRKTASVPNFSQAVKDARELSASLTTSMTMRFFDASFESLLSIGRSESYADLKMGLNAAQSTRETATSRQKLKTNNNNGEEGSSSSYGIARPTFLNLNINLNSLRLQPTKPSPAASKLAQRMTTLHEEPLIKQICYEEEGEDRFSEPEYPEYTDFYEQPMAKKSSLSKMKSSYTVESFIDIDKRGGGGGQSMAGVDTINSGGGPAESGKMVSSAPVSGSSSAGGNSKYQTIGHMTPSMSSSTSSGYGSQAVSCSNLTNDDTYSIRSLSVGETPETMSPSNRMQEPNAPSCGGGTVAKSTRDQSSPSTSMITAAADGTEVPPAYSAVSLNCGFPKRVNPFLKDGNYETFDDDADDETNGPATGANLPEQKQQQHQSHDEDDEGLEVERESTASAMNDSTHQQLDESDEGAPDQISAVTSIKQQSEGVMESSFSSTPGKQELIPDWVVVGESVLIRPYNTSGVIAYVGSTHFQSGTWIGVELDTPTGKNDGTVQNIQYFECRPKHGIFVRGDKLILDKRGRAMRELKKAEKMKAELAKGGKVTGGGGVASANGPRK